A stretch of the Solanum dulcamara chromosome 6, daSolDulc1.2, whole genome shotgun sequence genome encodes the following:
- the LOC129892920 gene encoding LOW QUALITY PROTEIN: uncharacterized protein LOC129892920 (The sequence of the model RefSeq protein was modified relative to this genomic sequence to represent the inferred CDS: substituted 1 base at 1 genomic stop codon) translates to MALMVCLGRKVSLMMAVCQAGPHRLVVXDISLSRRQRGFEFPWG, encoded by the exons atggcTCTTATGGTGTGCCTTGGAAGAAAGGTTTCTCT TATGATGGCCGTTTGTCAAGCAGGCCCCCATCGTCTAGTGGTTTAGGACATCTCTCTTTCAAGGAGGCAGCGGGGATTCGAATTCCCCTGGGGGTAG